The nucleotide sequence ACTTGAAGAAGACGGTTGTCCAGTCTGAGGTTGCGTGCTTCCGTTTCCATTTTCGGGCAGAGTCGGTTGACCAGTGTCCGGGTTCGTTTGATCGGTGGAGAGCCAAGCGTTGACTCCATCGTAAGGGAATTGAATCCAACCATTTTGTCTGTTCAAGACCGTGATTTTCTCGCCCGCATGTAGTTGACCGATAGCCGGTGTACTGGCATCTGGCGTGGCGTATACGTACGGAGCGAAATCCAAGGTTAGGCTGGCTCCTTGTACGGCGGGAGGCTTCGGTTGTGAGCCAGTACCCGCAGGATTGGTTGTTGGGGGTGTGCTACCAGTAGAGGGAGGAGAAACTGCTTGTCCCGCACCTACTTCTTTTACAAGCCAGTTTGCGACCCAGCCTTTAGTTCCTGCGTTGAGTTGGATTTGGATCCATTCGCCACTCTTTTGCACGATGGGGTAGCGCGTACCTGGATTGATTGTTTGAACGACTGCATATGTCTGACCGGGTCCAGAACGAACATTGAGATTCGTCGTGTTGCTCTCCACTTGCTTGGCAGATGCAGTAGCTGGTTTCTGTTGCTGTTGCTGTGTGTTGACGAGCCAGTTTGCTACCCAACCGCTTTGACCGTTCGGAAGCTTTACCTGAATCCAGTCATTTTTTGTGGAGATGACGGGCAACACAGTTTTGTTCGGCAGTGTAGTGACGATAGTGTCTTGGAGGCTAGGACCTGAACGGACATTGAGCTTGTCCACGGTGACCTGAACAGAACCGGCGGCCCAAGCTGCAGAAACGGGGAGGAAAATGGCACAGACGACAGTCAGGAGACTCCTCAGGATCTTTTGACGAACAAACACGATAGACATCCTTTCCGAAATACGTAGCTTTTTGATTTCATTGCGATCTTGCATGTTTTTACCAAAACAATCACTTCGCTATTTCTCCTGCTTTTTCCTGCAAAATACGACAAAGTTCTGCATGGGTTCCCTGATTGCTTTTCGGCAGGCAAGGCAATACTAGATTTTACTAGATGCTAGCGAACGCAGCTTTTCAGGAGGAATTCATCGTGAGACAGTCAAAGAAGGAAACATTCGCGCAAGGATTGAATCGGCAGTTTTTGTCTGTTGATTTTCAAGACGATTTAGAGAAAGAAATGTCACTACAAAATGTAGAAATGGCCCAAGATTTTCATCCAGGCTTGCGGGATATCCAACATCCTCGGCAAAAACGGAAATGATCGATTTTGCCACCTTGCACACGATGCCACAACTTGTCTAGTTGACCCGAGTAATTCTCGTCGGCTATGATGAGGAGTGGCATTTTTGAAAAAAGCAGGTGAACTCCATGATACAGATCATATGTGAGGGACACGCATTCGAGCGGGAACTCTCCTTAATTCTCGCGTTATTTTATGAAGATCCAGCACTCACTTTTGTGCCCGAGTGGACAGGTGAGGCTAATTTGAAAATCAAGCTGGCACTGGCCGTGCAAGAAAATGGAGTCGTAGCTTCGGGAGAGTTAAACGATGGCAAGCAAAGCATCTCCCATCAGGTGGAGCGAGACTACGTAGCACGTGATGAAAAAGCGATGAAAAAGACGGCTAAGCAAGCTCTTTGCTATGCGCTGCTATTGATGCTGGAAGAATACACAGGTATGGAGCAAGGTTGGGGTATTTTGACCGGGATACGCCCGACGAAACTGCTGCACCAGTTGAACGCCGCTGGTGTAAACAGACAGGAAGCACACAGGAGATTGCAGCAGGATGTGATTTTGCGTCCATACAAGCTAAAGCTATTGCAAGAAATCGTAGACAAGCAGCTCTACGTCGTGCCTGATTTGTATCAAATTGATCGCGAACTGTCCGTGTATATCGGCATCCCATTCTGTCCGACGAAGTGTGCGTACTGTACGTTTCCTGCTTATGCGATTCGCAGTCACACGGCTTCGGTTAATCCGTTTCTCGAAGGTCTCCATTACGAGCTAGAGCGGATGGGAGAGTGGCTTCGTGCGAATGACCAACGGATCACGTCCATTTATTTCGGTGGCGGAACCCCTACAAGTATTACCGCAGATGACATGAACCAGCTGTTTGAGACGATGCATCGCTCTTTTCCGCATATGGGAGATGTGCGTGAACTGACAGTTGAGGCGGGAAGACCCGACACGATTACACGCGAAAAGCTCGATGTGATGAAACAGTGGGAAGTGGATCGGATCAGCATTAATCCACAGTCGTTCACACAGGAGACGCTCCAGGCGATCGGACGTCATCACACCGTCGAAGAGACGATTGAGAAATACCATCTGGCTATGGAGATGGGCTTGACTAATATTAATATGGACCTGATCATCGGGTTGCCAAACGAAGGCGTAGCCGAGCTGGCCCACAGCCTCCAAGAGGTAGAAAAGCTGATGCCTGCCTCGCTGACGGTGCATACGCTGTCTTTTAAAAGAGCCTCAGAGATGACGCAGAACAAAGAGCGCTACAAGGTCGCCAGTCGCGAAGAAATTAGCAAGATGATGGAGATGGCCTCCGAGTGGACAGCGGCGAATGGCTATGACCCGTACTATTTGTATCGGCAGAAAAACATTTTGGGAAATCTGGAGAATGTCGGATATGCCCAGCCAGGGCAGGAGAGCATCTACAACATCATGATCATGGAAGAGGTACAAACCATCCTCGGTCTCGGCTGTGGTGCAGTATCCAAGCTGATGGCTCCAGGAAGCGGCAAGCTGACGCGCTTTCCGAATCCAAAGGACCCGAAAACGTACAATGACACATACAAGGTTCTAGTGGAAAACAAGATCCGTGATTTGGATGAAATCTATTCAGGTGCGAGAGCGGCTGGGCAGGTATCTGGCAAGTGAGTGATGGATATACTTGTTATTAATAAAAAACCTCTATCGAGGCTTTTTCAAGGAGGAGCGACCGCGTTTTTGCGGAAAGTTTTACCGAAGTAATGCCAGAAGCAGACGCTGAGGCACCTTGTTATGCGCTCCAGAATTTATTAGTATGTCACTAATAAATTCTTACACGTTAAAAAAAGTTTTATTCGAGCGCCTGTTGACGGCTGTTGGCGGGTTTGCTATGATTCACATTAAGCTTTTTTATTGAATAAGCAATGATCTGATGACGGGAACAAGTATCCAAAGAACCGATACCCAGAGAGAAAGCGCCGTGGCTGAGAGTGCTTTCGTATAACGGCTTGGTGAATGACATCCCTGAAGACCGCAGTGAACGGCTGAAAGAAATCTCTTTCCCCAGTAACTGGCAGGCGTGTGCCGGCGTTAACGGCTAATAAGTGGGATAGCCTTTGTGATGTAGGGCTATTCAAACAGGGTGGCACCACGGGAGTATAACCAGTCTCTCGTCCCTGACATGCGGCGATTTGCTAAATGTCAGGAGACGAGGGACTTTTTTATTTGGTCATAAATAAAGGTTCCTTGATCCTGAAGGTTTGGCTTTAGCCCGAGTTTGTGAAAAGACATGGAGGTTCGAGAGGAATGACAAGAATCCAGATCCCACGCGGTACGCAGGATATCATGCCTGGTACTGTAGAGCTGTGGCACTACGTGGAGGCCAAGGCCCGCGATCTGTGTCGCCGCTCCAATTACGCGGAAATTCGTACGCCGCTGTTTGAGAGCACAGAGTTGTTCCAACGGGGTGTAGGCGAGACCACGGATATCGTGGAAAAAGAAATGTACAGTGTAGCCAATCCGCGCAGTACGGATGCTCTCACGCTGCGTCCAGAAGGGACAGCGGGTGTTGTTCGCTCTTACGTGGAAAACAAGCTGTACGGTGTGCCTAATCAGCCTACCAAGCTGTACTACTTAGGACCGATGTTCCGTCACGAGCGTCCGCAAGCAGGCCGCTATCGCCAATTCGTCCAATTCGGTGCAGAAGCGATCGGTTCAAGCGATCCAGCGATTGATGCAGAAGTCATTGGCCTTGCGATTCGACTGTATCAGGAGCTCGGATTGACAGGACTTTCTGTGGAATTGAACAGCGTAGGTACGGTAGAAGACAGAGCGCGTCACCGTGAGCATTTGCTCGCACATTTGAACGGTGTTCGCTCCGAGCTGTGCGAGGATTGCCAATCTCGTATCGATCGCAATCCGCTGCGTGTGCTCGATTGCAAAAATGAAACATGCAAAAGACTGACGATGGACGCTCCGTCCATTTTGGACTACTTGAGCGAAGAATCTGCGGCACACTTCGAAGCCGTACAAAACTATTTGACCGCGCTGGATATTCCGTTTCATGTAAATCCACGTCTGGTTCGCGGCTTGGATTACTACACGCTGACCGCATTTGAAATCAAAATGGCAGAGATCGGTGCGGTAGAAACGCTTTGTGGCGGTGGTCGTTACAACGGACTGGTTGCAGAGCTCGGCGGTGACGATATGCCGGGCATCGGCTTCGCACTCAGTATCGAGCGTCTGCTGTTGGCACTGGAAAAGCAAGGTGTTCAACTGCCGATCTCGGGTGGCATCGACTGCTTCGTAGTGGTGCAGACACCAGAAGCAAAAACAACAGCTTTCGTACTCGTCGACCAATTGCGCCAAGCAGGGATTGCGGCTGAGCTGGATTATCTGGATCGGAAAATGAAAGCACAGCTAAAGCAAGCAGATCGTCTACAGGCTCGTTTTACCGCGATCATCGGTGAGTCTGAATTGGCAAATGGCACGGTTGTTCTGAAGGAAATGGCAACAGGCGAGCAACAAGAAGTGAAACGCGAGGAACTTGTTTCGGTACTCGCTGCAAAAGTAAATCAATAAAACAAATCGTTGGGGGAAATGATCATGTCTTGGCAATATCGCACCGTACATGGTGGAGAAGTAACAACAGCACACGTTGGGCAGGAAGTCGTACTGAACGGCTGGGTACAAAAGCGTCGTGACCTCGGAGGCGTCATCTTCATCGACTTCCGTGACCGCACAGGTATCGTTCAAATCGTATTCAACCCGGAGTA is from Brevibacillus brevis and encodes:
- a CDS encoding coproporphyrinogen III oxidase, translated to MIQIICEGHAFERELSLILALFYEDPALTFVPEWTGEANLKIKLALAVQENGVVASGELNDGKQSISHQVERDYVARDEKAMKKTAKQALCYALLLMLEEYTGMEQGWGILTGIRPTKLLHQLNAAGVNRQEAHRRLQQDVILRPYKLKLLQEIVDKQLYVVPDLYQIDRELSVYIGIPFCPTKCAYCTFPAYAIRSHTASVNPFLEGLHYELERMGEWLRANDQRITSIYFGGGTPTSITADDMNQLFETMHRSFPHMGDVRELTVEAGRPDTITREKLDVMKQWEVDRISINPQSFTQETLQAIGRHHTVEETIEKYHLAMEMGLTNINMDLIIGLPNEGVAELAHSLQEVEKLMPASLTVHTLSFKRASEMTQNKERYKVASREEISKMMEMASEWTAANGYDPYYLYRQKNILGNLENVGYAQPGQESIYNIMIMEEVQTILGLGCGAVSKLMAPGSGKLTRFPNPKDPKTYNDTYKVLVENKIRDLDEIYSGARAAGQVSGK
- the hisS gene encoding histidine--tRNA ligase, whose protein sequence is MTRIQIPRGTQDIMPGTVELWHYVEAKARDLCRRSNYAEIRTPLFESTELFQRGVGETTDIVEKEMYSVANPRSTDALTLRPEGTAGVVRSYVENKLYGVPNQPTKLYYLGPMFRHERPQAGRYRQFVQFGAEAIGSSDPAIDAEVIGLAIRLYQELGLTGLSVELNSVGTVEDRARHREHLLAHLNGVRSELCEDCQSRIDRNPLRVLDCKNETCKRLTMDAPSILDYLSEESAAHFEAVQNYLTALDIPFHVNPRLVRGLDYYTLTAFEIKMAEIGAVETLCGGGRYNGLVAELGGDDMPGIGFALSIERLLLALEKQGVQLPISGGIDCFVVVQTPEAKTTAFVLVDQLRQAGIAAELDYLDRKMKAQLKQADRLQARFTAIIGESELANGTVVLKEMATGEQQEVKREELVSVLAAKVNQ